One Microbacterium keratanolyticum DNA window includes the following coding sequences:
- a CDS encoding tryptophan synthase subunit alpha — protein sequence MSDSVPRRASLEVLRAEAADELAVLVQERLLGGEDPWSFMEELPSVDELVVLLLRADNIAANGGVRPNESRQYRVLRQIALDYPELTTIVWGMLGDSEKHRRWHASVTDQAS from the coding sequence GTGAGTGATTCTGTACCCCGGCGCGCGAGCCTCGAAGTGCTTCGCGCGGAGGCCGCTGACGAGCTGGCAGTTCTCGTCCAAGAGCGGCTGCTCGGGGGAGAGGACCCCTGGTCGTTCATGGAGGAACTGCCCAGCGTCGATGAACTGGTGGTTCTTCTCCTTCGCGCCGACAACATCGCTGCGAACGGCGGCGTGCGACCCAATGAATCACGTCAGTATCGGGTGCTGCGACAGATTGCCCTGGACTACCCGGAGCTCACCACGATCGTCTGGGGCATGCTCGGCGATAGCGAGAAGCACCGCCGCTGGCACGCCAGCGTCACCGATCAGGCCAGTTGA
- the trxA gene encoding thioredoxin: MTAKATSQATWAQDVLQAEGPVLVDFWAAWCGPCRMVAPILDEIQAENPDKITILKLNVDENPDLAMQYQITSIPAMKVFHGGEVKTTIIGAKPKFALEKDLAEFIG, translated from the coding sequence ATGACTGCCAAGGCAACCAGCCAGGCGACCTGGGCGCAGGACGTGCTCCAGGCTGAAGGTCCCGTCCTCGTCGACTTCTGGGCAGCCTGGTGCGGCCCGTGTCGAATGGTCGCGCCCATTCTCGATGAGATCCAGGCCGAGAACCCCGACAAGATCACCATCCTCAAGCTCAACGTGGATGAGAACCCTGATCTGGCCATGCAGTACCAGATCACCTCGATCCCGGCGATGAAGGTCTTCCACGGCGGCGAGGTCAAGACGACCATCATCGGCGCCAAGCCCAAGTTCGCGCTCGAGAAGGACCTCGCCGAGTTCATCGGCTGA
- the trxB gene encoding thioredoxin-disulfide reductase — protein MRQVIIIGSGPAGFTAAIYAARANLEPLLIASSVEVGGELMNTTEVENFPGFPEGIQGPDLMAKLQAQAERFGTEVVYDDVTELDLDGPVKKVTLGSGATHEASSVIYATGSAYRKLGIPGEERLSGHGVSWCATCDGFFFRERTIAVVGGGDSAMEEATFLTRFASKVYIIHRKDTLRASKIMQERAFANEKIEFVWNSVVEEILGDGEVTGVRLRSTVDDSTSELALNGVFVAIGNDPRTHLVHDKLELTAEGTIWVDGRSSRTSKPGVFAAGDVIDPSYRQAITAAGSGTVAALDAEHFLAELGDAAPLAAVAN, from the coding sequence ATGCGCCAGGTCATCATCATCGGCTCCGGTCCGGCAGGATTCACGGCGGCGATCTACGCCGCACGCGCGAACCTCGAACCGCTGCTCATCGCAAGCTCTGTGGAGGTCGGCGGAGAGCTGATGAACACGACAGAGGTCGAGAACTTCCCGGGCTTCCCGGAGGGCATCCAGGGACCCGACCTGATGGCCAAACTGCAGGCGCAGGCCGAGCGCTTCGGCACCGAGGTCGTCTACGACGATGTCACCGAGCTCGACCTCGACGGCCCCGTGAAGAAGGTCACGCTCGGCTCGGGTGCGACCCACGAAGCGTCCTCGGTCATCTACGCCACGGGCTCGGCGTACCGCAAGCTCGGCATCCCCGGCGAAGAGCGCCTCTCCGGCCACGGCGTCTCCTGGTGCGCGACCTGCGACGGCTTCTTCTTCCGCGAGCGCACGATCGCTGTCGTGGGCGGCGGCGACTCGGCCATGGAGGAGGCGACCTTCCTCACGCGCTTCGCGTCGAAGGTCTACATCATCCACCGCAAGGACACCCTCCGCGCGTCCAAGATCATGCAGGAGCGCGCCTTCGCGAACGAGAAGATCGAGTTCGTGTGGAACAGCGTCGTCGAGGAGATCCTCGGTGACGGCGAGGTCACCGGCGTGCGCCTGCGTTCGACGGTCGACGACAGCACAAGTGAGCTCGCCCTCAACGGTGTGTTCGTCGCGATCGGCAACGACCCGCGCACGCACCTCGTGCACGACAAGCTCGAGCTGACCGCCGAGGGAACCATCTGGGTCGACGGTCGCTCCTCGCGCACGTCGAAGCCCGGTGTCTTCGCCGCCGGCGACGTCATCGACCCCTCTTACCGTCAGGCGATCACCGCTGCCGGTTCGGGAACGGTGGCAGCTCTCGATGCCGAGCACTTCCTCGCTGAGCTCGGCGACGCCGCTCCCCTGGCGGCCGTCGCCAACTGA
- the murJ gene encoding murein biosynthesis integral membrane protein MurJ, whose product MTTPRTGGLGRASAILAAGTMVSRVTGLIRTIVLVQVIGAVGFASDAFSVANQLPNDVFSLISVGVLTAVIVPQIVQAAAHKDGGNAFISKLFTLGTVVLLLATALALLAAPWLVSLVAGDAPAEQQSLAIAFAYWCLPQILFYGLYALIGETLNARRIFGPFTWAPIANNVISIAGFAVILVLFGGSLTELSDWTPDRIAILGGLSTLGIAAQAAVLLLFWSKTGLKLRPDFRWRGVGLGNIGRLAGWTLLMAVASLAAGFYQHRIAMEASGEHPSVMVMMNAWLIFMLPYSVIVHSIGTPYFTQLSEHAAAGRDDDVRADISRSIRTLGFFLMGALATVLAAAVPASRIFTGSPEEAEAAALVLVGYLAGLLSLAVLFIVQRTFYAYGDTRTPFFFTIFQCALIVATAYGAIVLYQNDVIPLSSLAATIALGQSVAGTVQTIVATWLLHRRLGGIHTAEWMFAILRFTLAAVPATAAGWGVFLLLGGTQGWTTANIFTGAAGCIIIAPVVLGVYVGALALLRAPELEVASGVIRRFLPGR is encoded by the coding sequence ATGACTACCCCACGCACCGGAGGTCTCGGCCGAGCAAGCGCCATCCTCGCCGCAGGAACCATGGTGTCCCGCGTGACGGGGCTCATCCGCACCATCGTTCTGGTCCAGGTAATCGGCGCCGTGGGCTTTGCGTCCGACGCGTTCTCTGTCGCCAACCAGCTGCCCAACGATGTCTTCTCGTTGATCTCGGTGGGGGTGCTCACCGCGGTCATCGTTCCGCAGATCGTGCAGGCGGCGGCACACAAGGATGGCGGAAACGCCTTCATCTCGAAACTCTTCACGCTGGGCACGGTCGTGCTGCTGCTGGCTACGGCTCTCGCGCTGCTGGCGGCGCCATGGCTGGTATCCCTCGTCGCGGGTGACGCCCCCGCCGAGCAGCAGTCACTCGCCATTGCCTTCGCATACTGGTGTCTCCCGCAGATTCTGTTCTACGGCCTCTACGCGCTCATCGGCGAGACGCTCAACGCTCGCCGCATCTTCGGACCGTTCACCTGGGCGCCCATCGCGAACAACGTCATCTCGATCGCGGGCTTCGCCGTCATCCTCGTGCTCTTCGGCGGCTCGCTCACCGAACTCTCTGACTGGACGCCCGATCGCATCGCGATCCTCGGCGGCCTCAGCACTCTCGGCATTGCTGCACAGGCCGCAGTGCTGCTGCTGTTCTGGTCGAAGACCGGGCTGAAGCTGCGCCCTGATTTCCGCTGGCGGGGTGTGGGCCTGGGGAACATCGGACGACTTGCCGGCTGGACGCTCCTCATGGCTGTCGCCAGCCTCGCCGCGGGCTTCTACCAGCACCGCATCGCGATGGAGGCCTCCGGTGAGCACCCGTCGGTCATGGTGATGATGAATGCCTGGCTGATCTTCATGCTCCCCTACTCGGTCATCGTGCATTCGATCGGCACCCCGTACTTCACGCAGCTCAGTGAGCATGCCGCAGCCGGTCGCGACGACGACGTACGCGCAGACATCAGCCGCTCGATCCGAACGCTCGGCTTCTTCCTCATGGGTGCACTGGCCACCGTTTTGGCTGCCGCCGTTCCGGCGTCGCGCATCTTCACCGGTTCGCCCGAAGAAGCCGAGGCTGCTGCCCTCGTCCTCGTGGGCTACCTGGCCGGTCTTCTCTCGCTCGCGGTTCTCTTCATCGTGCAGCGCACTTTCTATGCCTACGGCGACACCCGCACGCCCTTCTTCTTCACGATCTTCCAGTGCGCACTGATCGTCGCCACGGCCTACGGCGCGATCGTTTTGTACCAGAACGACGTGATCCCTCTCTCTTCGCTGGCGGCGACCATCGCACTCGGTCAGTCCGTCGCGGGCACCGTGCAGACGATTGTCGCCACCTGGCTGCTGCACCGTCGCCTCGGCGGCATTCACACCGCCGAGTGGATGTTTGCGATCCTGCGATTCACGCTCGCCGCGGTCCCCGCGACAGCCGCTGGCTGGGGCGTTTTCCTGCTCCTCGGTGGCACACAGGGCTGGACGACAGCGAATATCTTCACCGGCGCCGCCGGGTGCATCATCATCGCTCCTGTCGTCCTCGGCGTCTATGTCGGGGCGCTCGCGTTGTTGCGCGCCCCTGAGCTTGAAGTCGCCTCGGGCGTCATCAGGCGCTTCCTCCCCGGCCGCTGA
- a CDS encoding DUF6049 family protein: MTVPHPPRSLSGRLRRAAHTTVAALTVLAGVFAPALSATAATESPSPETGPDVSIVLAPENQGAYTSGLPLAAAIAIDNDGESAAPAGQITLDLGRTALSDRASLLAWLNDGTTAQPLSPLGETASTEVGADAAASASLVVSSALVGELPPGVYPLRATLTFSQTTDGDALDPVTAQSAIIVSATGSTADSAVSALVPITANPSGSILSADELTALTAADGALTLQLSAVAGTGAVLAIDPAIPAAIRALGTATPLSAVDWLQRLETLPNERFLLQFNDADLTAQVSAGLDSPLQPTTLAPFLDPRGFAETDDSATPSPSPDAAPATAELPTDEELTALVGARTNIYWPRGDISPDDLAALSRFVTGSGDPVTVLPSSSFAEGADAAPVAVRADASGATVLVADSALSAALSRVAAEDNPLHRGAPLAEARALRWFTDPQASLLVAFDRNENRSADGLRDALTALSGGHTGTLAELLSASPALVSVSSESSAVRAASVTTLLDGEAQIRDFATILADPAQLTARERLSILSLLAVGEHSTDEDYSAAFGAHRQTTTETLNAVGIQPSNPILISSSVDVPAWLRNDLPYPVTVQLDARPSDPRLEVDGMMTIEGAAATTTRIKIPVTARIASGEVDLIMDLTSPTGVHIGTTQVAQLTVRAEWETIGLIVFGSLAVLLIGAGVVRTVFRRRADARTALAQDAPEPTDR; this comes from the coding sequence ATGACAGTGCCTCATCCCCCGCGTTCTCTCTCCGGTCGTCTGCGCCGCGCTGCGCACACCACCGTTGCCGCACTGACGGTACTCGCGGGCGTCTTCGCCCCGGCACTGTCCGCCACCGCCGCCACAGAGTCTCCCTCCCCGGAAACAGGCCCGGATGTCTCGATCGTGCTCGCCCCCGAGAATCAGGGGGCCTACACGTCGGGCCTGCCGCTCGCGGCAGCCATCGCGATCGACAACGACGGGGAATCCGCCGCGCCCGCCGGGCAGATCACTCTCGACCTGGGCCGCACTGCGCTCAGCGACCGCGCATCGCTTCTGGCCTGGCTGAACGACGGCACCACCGCGCAGCCTCTCTCCCCCCTCGGCGAGACAGCATCGACCGAGGTCGGCGCGGATGCGGCCGCATCCGCATCCCTTGTCGTCTCCAGCGCTCTTGTCGGCGAACTGCCCCCCGGTGTGTACCCGCTGCGCGCAACTCTCACGTTCTCTCAGACCACCGACGGTGACGCGCTCGACCCCGTGACCGCGCAGAGTGCCATCATCGTGTCCGCGACCGGTTCGACAGCAGACAGCGCGGTGAGCGCCCTCGTGCCGATCACCGCGAACCCCAGCGGCAGCATCCTCAGCGCCGACGAGCTGACCGCGCTGACGGCCGCCGACGGTGCGCTCACACTGCAGCTGTCGGCGGTGGCCGGTACGGGTGCTGTGCTCGCCATCGACCCCGCGATCCCGGCGGCGATCCGGGCGCTCGGCACCGCGACCCCGCTCTCCGCGGTGGACTGGCTGCAGCGCCTCGAGACGCTTCCGAACGAGCGCTTCCTGCTGCAATTCAACGATGCCGATCTCACCGCGCAGGTCTCCGCAGGACTGGACAGCCCGCTCCAGCCGACCACGCTCGCCCCCTTCCTCGATCCCCGCGGCTTCGCGGAAACCGATGACAGCGCGACCCCCTCGCCGAGTCCCGATGCAGCCCCTGCCACGGCAGAGCTGCCCACCGACGAAGAGCTGACGGCCCTCGTCGGCGCGCGCACGAACATCTACTGGCCGCGTGGAGATATCTCCCCCGACGACCTCGCTGCCCTCTCCCGCTTCGTCACGGGCTCCGGGGATCCGGTGACAGTGCTGCCGTCGTCGAGCTTCGCAGAGGGAGCGGATGCTGCCCCGGTCGCCGTCCGCGCGGATGCGAGTGGTGCCACCGTGCTCGTCGCCGACAGCGCCTTGTCAGCCGCGCTGAGCCGCGTGGCCGCGGAGGACAACCCCCTGCACCGGGGTGCTCCGCTCGCCGAAGCCCGCGCCCTGCGCTGGTTCACCGACCCTCAGGCGTCGCTCCTCGTCGCTTTCGATCGCAACGAGAACCGTTCCGCGGACGGCCTGAGAGACGCACTCACTGCGCTCTCCGGTGGACACACCGGAACGCTCGCGGAGCTGCTGTCGGCCTCCCCCGCGCTCGTTTCCGTGTCCAGCGAGTCCTCCGCGGTGCGCGCCGCATCCGTCACGACCCTGCTCGACGGAGAGGCCCAGATCCGTGACTTTGCGACGATCCTCGCTGACCCCGCGCAGCTCACCGCGCGTGAGCGTCTGTCGATTCTGAGTCTCCTCGCCGTGGGCGAGCATTCAACCGACGAAGATTACTCGGCGGCATTCGGGGCGCACCGCCAGACCACGACAGAAACCCTCAATGCCGTCGGCATCCAGCCGTCCAACCCGATCCTCATCAGCTCCTCCGTCGACGTCCCGGCATGGCTGCGCAACGACCTTCCCTACCCGGTCACGGTTCAGCTCGACGCCCGTCCGAGCGATCCGCGTCTTGAGGTCGACGGCATGATGACGATCGAAGGTGCCGCGGCGACCACGACGCGCATCAAGATTCCCGTGACCGCCCGCATCGCCAGCGGCGAGGTCGACCTCATCATGGACCTGACCAGCCCCACCGGCGTCCATATCGGCACCACCCAGGTCGCACAGCTCACCGTGCGCGCCGAATGGGAGACCATCGGGCTCATCGTCTTCGGGAGCCTCGCCGTGCTGTTGATCGGTGCCGGCGTCGTCCGTACTGTCTTCCGGCGCCGCGCAGACGCCCGCACCGCTCTCGCCCAGGATGCCCCTGAGCCCACTGACCGCTAG